A region from the Nymphalis io chromosome 9, ilAglIoxx1.1, whole genome shotgun sequence genome encodes:
- the LOC126770464 gene encoding vacuolar protein sorting-associated protein 41 homolog, translating to MAINSGSCDSLNRKMEPKLKYCRMGNDVQNILLKDAVSCICVHTKFICLGTQWGVIHLLDHEGNTVPISQDNNQKDLQAHAIAVNKISVDVNGDYIASCSDDGKVLVYGLYTDDNTHNLTLGRVVKSVALDPYYFKSGSGRRFLTGDNKLTLYEKTFLNRLRSTVLCECEGYVQAIAWHDRFVAWASEVGVRVYDLVARCSLGLIQWEKNPNRSIEDFRCNLLWSAPKTLMIGWVDTIRICVIRKRSQIELQTRDVTEYLIDPVHTFQTDSYISGLGPLDDQLVILGVPKENDPETEKSQRPVLSVAEYKDCEFCEIASDSLTIRGYEEYNCNDYYLDMLIEENRFFIVSPKDIVIASPYDIDDRVNWLTENGKFEKAISVLEEVGGKTSKHSVVTVGVQYLDHLISEHLFEEAAILCARICKNDKVLWENQILKFAEVNQLRAISSYVPRIPEQALSSHIYELIFYEYLKVDPNGFLKLVQEWNPALYKTGIIVKEVLEHLLTTEVDKNIYLEALALLYCYQKKYDKALTTYLKLQHKDVFTLITKHNMYSVIYDKIFDLMNLDCDKAISVLLQDKTKVPYEVVEKQLENNDEYLFKYLDAYSKVEPSGRYHGKLVALYAKYARNKLLPFLKCSDNYPIQEALNVCQSNKFYPEMVFLLGRIGNTREALQIIIEKLNDINQAINFCQEHNDKELWTDLIMHTVGKPECVTLLLKRIGNYVDPRMLIENIQSGCEIKDLKDSLAKMMCDYHLQMSVQEACKVITLRNYFDLHEKLIINQQRGISVTDEFLCSVCQGRIIIRDLSNASDLIVYNCRHSFHIECLPDGVECNHCSVCSAVKM from the exons ATGGCAATAAATTCAGGGAGCTGCGATAGCTTAAACCGAAAAATGGAACCCAAACTTAAATATTGTCGAATGGGTAATGACGTTCAAAATATACTCTTGAAAGACGCTGTAAGCTGTATTTGCGTTCATACGAAGTTTATTTGCCTCGGAACTCAGTGGGGAGTAATTCACTTACTAGATCACGAAGGTAATACAGTGCCTATATCTCAAGACAACAATCAAAAAGATCTGCAAGCTCATGCTATCGCAGTGAACAAAATATCAGTGGACGTGAATGGAGACTACATCGCCAGCTGCTCAGACGACGGCAAAGTGTTGGTGTATGGTCTTTATACTGATGACAATACTCATAATTTAACTTTAGGAAGAGTTGTGAAGTCTGTTGCTTTGGatccttattattttaaatctggTTCTGGAAGAAGATTTCTTACAG GTGATAACAAGTTAACACTGTATGAGAAAACATTCTTAAACCGCCTACGTAGCACAGTTCTATGCGAGTGCGAGGGCTATGTGCAGGCAATAGCTTGGCACGATCGTTTCGTAGCCTGGGCCAGCGAGGTCGGTGTGCGAGTGTACGACCTCGTCGCGAGATGTTCACTAGGTCTCATCCAATGGGAGAAAAATCCCAACCGATCCATTGAAGATTTCCGTTGTAATCTTCTTTGGTCGGCACCTAAAACTCTTATGATTGGATGGGTCGATACAATTCGAATATGTGTTATACGTAAGAGAAGTCAAATCGAACTGCAAACGCGCGACGTTACCGAATACCTCATAGACCCGGTGCACACTTTTCAGACAGATTCGTACATTAGTGGTTTAGGGCCACTCGATGACCAACTTGTAATTCTGGGTGTTCCGAAAGAGAATGATCCTGAAACCGAAAAGTCACAAAGACCAGTGCTCTCAGTGGCCGAATACAAAGACTGTGAGTTCTGTGAAATTGCTAGTGATAGTCTCACCATTCGGGGTTACGAGGAGTATAAttgtaatgattattatttggaTATGCTTATAGAAGAGAATAGATTTTTCATAGTATCTCCTAAAGACATAGTTATCGCAAGTCCTTACGATATTGATGATAGAGTCAACTGGTTAACCGAGAATGGAAAGTTTGAAAAGGCGATATCAGTCCTCGAAGAAGTTGGTGGTAAAACGTCCAAACATTCCGTAGTTACAGTGGGTGTGCAGTATTTGGATCATTTAATATCAGAACATCTTTTTGAAGAGGCGGCAATTCTCTGTGCGAGAATATGTAAAAACGATAAAGTTTTGTGGGAAAATCAAATTCTGAAATTTGCCGAAGTCAATCAATTACGTGCTATCAGTTCCTATGTACCAAGAATACCAGAACAGGCTCTTAGTTCTCATATATATGAACTTATTTTCTATGAGTACCTTAAAGTCGACCCGAATGGGTTCCTAAAACTGGTTCAGGAGTGGAACCCTGCTTTATATAAGACAGGTATAATTGTCAAGGAAGTATTAGAACACTTGTTGACAACTGAGgttgacaaaaatatatatttagaggcCTTAGCGTTGCTGTATTGCTACCAAAAGAAGTACGATAAAGCTTTGACTACGTACTTAAAATTACAGCACAAAGATGTGTTCACATTAATCACGAAACATAACATGTACTCGGTGatatatgacaaaatatttgatCTGATGAACCTTGACTGTGATAAAGCAATCTCAGTACTATTGCAAGACAAGACCAAAGTTCCTTATGAAGTCGTCGAAAAACAACTTGAAAATAACGatgaatacttatttaaatatctcgatGCCTATAGCAAAGTCGAACCGAGCGGACGATATCATGGCAAACTTGTTGCACTTTACGCAAAATATGCTCGCAATAAATTATTACCTTTCCTAAAATGCAGTGATAACTATCCAATACAAGAAGCTCTTAATGTATGCCAAAGCAACAAATTTTACCCTGAAATGGTTTTCTTACTCGGTCGCATTGGCAACACCAGAGAAGCTTtgcaaattataatagaaaaattgaATGATATTAACCAAGCCATCAACTTCTGCCAAGAACATAATGATAAAGAACTGTGGACTGATCTTATCATGCACACCGTTGGCAAGCCGGAATGTGTTACATTGCTTCTCAAGAGAATAGGAAATTACGTGGACCCGAGAATGcttatagaaaatatacaatCTGGTTGCGAAATAAAGGACTTAAAGGATTCGTTGGCGAAAATGATGTGCGATTACCACTTACAGATGTCTGTGCAGGAAGCCTGTAAAGTTATCACTCTAAGAAATTACTTCGACTTACACGAGAAACTGATCATCAATCAGCAAAGAGGAATATCAGTTACCGATGAGTTCCTGTGCAGTGTGTGCCAAGGACGCATTATAATAAGAGATCTATCCAACGCTTCGGACTTAATAGTGTACAATTGTCGGCATTCGTTCCACATAGAATGCCTGCCGGACGGAGTGGAGTGTAATCATTGTAGTGTCTGTAGTGCCGTCAAAATGTGA